The Brenneria rubrifaciens genome has a window encoding:
- the lysA gene encoding diaminopimelate decarboxylase: MPHNLNDMTHALNAQNLRQLPARFGCPVWAYDAQTIVERIAQLRQFDTIRFAQKACSNTHILRLMRQQGVKVDSVSLGEIERALAAGFVPGTEAHEIVFTADVLDRPTLQRVAALNIPVNAGSVDMLEQLGCQSPGHPVWLRVNPGFGHGHSQKTNTGGENSKHGIWYGDLPLALAQIQRYRLELVGIHMHIGSGVDYGHLEQVCDAMVQQVISLGQDVQAISAGGGLSIPYREGEESIDTGHYFGLWNAAREKIAAHLGHPVTLEIEPGRFLVAESGVLVAEVRAVKAMGNRHFVLVDAGFNDLMRPAMYGSYHHVSLLAGDSRDLGQAALRDSVIAGPLCESGDVFTQQAGGGVETIPLPDARVGDYLVFHDTGAYGASMSSNYNSRPLLPEVLFEHGEPRLIRRRQTLEELLALESV, from the coding sequence ATGCCGCACAATCTGAATGACATGACGCACGCGCTGAACGCTCAAAACCTGCGTCAACTTCCCGCCCGTTTTGGCTGCCCGGTCTGGGCTTATGATGCGCAAACCATTGTTGAACGCATCGCGCAACTGCGCCAGTTCGATACCATTCGTTTTGCGCAGAAAGCCTGTTCCAATACGCACATTCTACGTTTGATGCGTCAGCAGGGCGTGAAAGTGGACTCGGTGTCGCTGGGTGAAATTGAACGCGCGCTGGCGGCGGGTTTTGTGCCGGGCACCGAGGCGCACGAAATCGTCTTTACCGCCGATGTGCTTGATCGCCCGACATTACAGCGGGTCGCGGCGCTGAATATTCCGGTCAACGCCGGTTCGGTGGATATGCTGGAACAGTTAGGGTGTCAGTCGCCGGGCCATCCGGTCTGGCTGCGGGTTAATCCTGGTTTTGGTCACGGCCACAGCCAGAAAACCAATACCGGCGGCGAAAACAGTAAGCATGGCATCTGGTACGGCGATTTGCCGCTGGCGCTGGCGCAAATTCAGCGCTATCGCCTGGAATTGGTGGGAATTCACATGCACATTGGTTCCGGCGTAGACTACGGCCATCTGGAACAGGTGTGTGACGCGATGGTCCAGCAGGTTATCTCGCTGGGGCAGGATGTGCAGGCAATTTCCGCCGGCGGTGGATTGTCTATTCCCTATCGTGAAGGTGAGGAATCGATTGATACCGGACACTATTTCGGTTTGTGGAATGCGGCGCGTGAAAAGATAGCGGCCCATCTGGGGCATCCGGTGACGTTGGAAATCGAGCCGGGCCGCTTTCTGGTCGCGGAGTCTGGTGTGCTGGTGGCCGAAGTTCGGGCCGTAAAAGCGATGGGAAACCGCCATTTCGTGCTGGTCGATGCGGGATTTAATGACCTGATGCGCCCGGCGATGTACGGCAGTTATCACCACGTATCCCTGCTGGCGGGGGACAGCCGCGATCTCGGCCAGGCCGCGCTGCGCGACAGCGTCATTGCCGGGCCGCTGTGCGAATCCGGGGACGTGTTTACTCAGCAGGCGGGCGGCGGCGTGGAAACCATCCCATTGCCGGATGCACGGGTAGGGGATTATCTGGTCTTTCACGACACCGGCGCTTATGGCGCCTCCATGTCCTCTAATTACAACAGCCGACCGCTACTGCCGGAAGTGTTGTTCGAACATGGCGAACCGCGGTTGATCCGCCGCCGTCAGACGCTGGAAGAATTGTTGGCGCTGGAGTCGGTTTAG
- a CDS encoding LysR family transcriptional regulator gives MAAISLRHIEIFHAVMTTGNVTEAATLLNTSQPTVSRELARFEKLIQMPLFERVRGRLYPTAQGLQLFEEVQRSYYGLDRIINAASDIRRFQQAQLSIACLPVFSQSLLPDVCKPLLTRYPRLSLHIIPQESPLLEEWLSAQRYDLGLTENNLAPAGTERQTLMQLNEVCVLPAGHPLTEKTVLTPADFAGEPFISLSSADSYRQLLDKLFQEHGVARQMVLETHSAASVCAMVRAGVGISMVNPLTALDYATSGVVVRPFSIEVPFTVSLIRPLHRPASALVDTFIHQLKQYAAGVTVRLRQALQP, from the coding sequence ATGGCGGCAATATCACTGCGGCACATTGAGATTTTCCATGCGGTTATGACCACGGGCAATGTGACGGAGGCGGCGACGTTGCTGAACACGTCACAGCCGACGGTCAGCCGTGAACTGGCGCGGTTTGAAAAGCTGATTCAGATGCCCCTGTTCGAGCGGGTGCGTGGGCGGTTGTATCCCACGGCGCAAGGGTTGCAGTTGTTTGAAGAGGTGCAGCGCTCCTATTACGGGCTGGACAGAATTATCAACGCCGCCAGCGATATCCGCCGTTTTCAGCAGGCTCAGCTTTCAATCGCCTGCCTGCCTGTATTTTCTCAGTCGCTGTTGCCTGACGTGTGTAAACCGTTATTGACCCGCTATCCCCGGCTCAGCCTGCATATCATTCCGCAAGAATCGCCGCTGCTGGAAGAGTGGCTCTCCGCGCAACGATACGATCTAGGGCTGACAGAAAATAACCTGGCCCCGGCCGGCACGGAGAGGCAGACGCTGATGCAGTTGAATGAAGTCTGCGTATTGCCCGCCGGGCATCCTTTGACGGAAAAAACCGTACTCACTCCCGCCGATTTTGCCGGTGAACCATTTATCAGCCTGTCCAGCGCCGACAGCTATCGTCAACTACTGGATAAACTGTTTCAGGAACATGGCGTGGCGCGACAAATGGTGCTGGAAACACACAGCGCGGCCTCGGTCTGCGCGATGGTTCGCGCAGGCGTCGGCATCTCGATGGTCAATCCGCTGACCGCATTGGATTACGCCACATCCGGCGTTGTCGTGCGCCCTTTCAGTATTGAGGTTCCTTTCACCGTCAGTCTGATCCGTCCCCTGCATCGCCCCGCCTCGGCGCTGGTGGATACCTTTATTCATCAGCTTAAACAGTATGCCGCTGGCGTCACCGTGCGTTTACGGCAGGCGCTACAACCTTGA
- the dusA gene encoding tRNA dihydrouridine(20/20a) synthase DusA, whose product MLDWTDRHCRYFLRRLSRHTLLYTEMVTTGAIIHGKGNYLAYNEEEHPLALQLGGSDPAALADCARMAEECGYDEVNLNVGCPSDRVQNGRFGACLMAEAALVADCIKAMQDRVSIPVTVKTRIGIDNRDSYEFLCDFIQTVAVRGGCNTFIVHARKAWLSGLSPKENREIPPLDYPRVYQLKRDFPALTIVINGGIKTLEEAKTHLQYLDGVMMGREAYQNPGILAQVDRELFGEQTASPNIVAVVESMYPYIERELSNGAALGHITRHMLGLFQGVPGARQWRRYLSENAHKPGADAAVVGRALALVNHSTD is encoded by the coding sequence ATGCTGGACTGGACCGATCGCCATTGCCGCTATTTTCTTCGCCGGCTGAGCCGCCATACTCTGTTGTATACCGAAATGGTCACCACCGGCGCCATTATTCACGGAAAGGGAAACTACCTGGCTTATAATGAGGAAGAGCACCCGCTGGCGTTACAGTTGGGCGGCAGCGATCCTGCGGCACTGGCCGACTGCGCGCGGATGGCCGAAGAGTGTGGTTATGATGAGGTGAATCTGAACGTCGGCTGCCCGTCCGATCGCGTGCAAAATGGTCGCTTCGGCGCCTGCCTGATGGCGGAAGCGGCGCTGGTGGCGGACTGCATCAAAGCCATGCAGGATCGGGTTTCGATCCCGGTCACGGTGAAAACGCGCATTGGTATCGACAATCGGGACAGCTATGAATTTCTGTGCGATTTTATCCAGACCGTGGCCGTTCGCGGCGGCTGCAATACGTTTATCGTCCACGCCCGTAAAGCCTGGCTATCCGGCCTGAGTCCAAAAGAAAACCGCGAAATTCCGCCGCTGGATTATCCACGCGTTTACCAACTTAAACGAGATTTTCCGGCGCTGACGATTGTCATTAACGGCGGTATCAAAACGCTGGAAGAGGCCAAAACCCATCTGCAATATCTGGATGGCGTGATGATGGGGCGCGAAGCTTACCAAAACCCCGGCATATTGGCGCAGGTGGACCGCGAACTGTTCGGCGAACAGACGGCCAGCCCGAATATCGTCGCCGTCGTGGAATCCATGTATCCCTATATCGAACGGGAGCTCTCAAATGGCGCCGCGTTAGGCCATATCACCCGCCATATGCTCGGTCTGTTTCAGGGGGTGCCGGGCGCGCGTCAGTGGCGGCGTTACCTAAGTGAAAATGCGCACAAGCCCGGCGCGGATGCCGCGGTGGTTGGGCGCGCACTGGCTTTGGTAAACCATTCCACAGATTGA
- the pspG gene encoding envelope stress response protein PspG produces MLELFFVIGFFIMLMVTGVSLLGVIAALFVASLFMLIGGLFAMAIKVLPWLLLAVAVVWLWRRWQRKPRYNSHRYAFRNRKSNEW; encoded by the coding sequence ATGTTGGAGCTTTTCTTTGTTATTGGATTTTTTATCATGCTGATGGTGACGGGCGTGTCGCTGTTGGGTGTTATCGCGGCATTGTTTGTCGCTTCCCTTTTTATGCTGATTGGCGGGCTGTTTGCTATGGCGATTAAAGTGCTGCCGTGGTTGCTGTTGGCGGTGGCCGTAGTATGGTTGTGGCGTCGGTGGCAGCGCAAACCGCGATACAATTCACACCGCTACGCTTTCCGCAACCGCAAAAGCAATGAGTGGTAA
- a CDS encoding transposase — translation MLRQQYTPEFKRRAVELLLESGKSIARMAQHIDIKDNIPYNWKNHVQTGLVRSDEFMKNIKTTARQNSRMPYPWDNKVTAGFTTGIPWLKLNPNCQTINLAVQINDPDSIYSYYKKLIKIRHDIPAMT, via the coding sequence ATGTTAAGACAACAATATACCCCGGAGTTCAAGCGCAGGGCCGTGGAGTTGCTGCTCGAAAGCGGCAAATCTATTGCGCGTATGGCACAGCATATTGATATAAAAGATAATATTCCCTACAACTGGAAAAATCACGTTCAAACTGGATTGGTTCGTTCTGATGAGTTTATGAAAAACATCAAAACTACAGCCAGACAAAACAGCAGAATGCCTTATCCGTGGGATAATAAAGTCACTGCTGGGTTTACGACTGGGATACCCTGGTTAAAATTAAATCCTAATTGCCAGACGATTAATCTTGCCGTTCAGATAAACGATCCTGATTCAATTTATAGTTATTATAAAAAATTAATAAAAATTCGGCATGATATACCAGCTATGACATAG
- a CDS encoding quinone oxidoreductase: MAKRVQFSAYGGPEVLQYVDFTPDDPAAGEVQVENRAIGINYIDTYIRSGLYPPPSMPSGLGTEAAGVVTRVGAGVSHLKVGDRVVYAQSALGAYSDVHNVAEEKVAILPDALSFEQAAASFLKGLTVYYLLRQTYEIKPGETFLFHAAAGGVGLIACQWANALGAKLIGTVGSDEKAQRAKQAGAWATINYRTENIAQRVAELTNGNKVPVVYDSVGKDTWEASLDSLRRRGLMVSFGNASGPVTGVNLGILNQKGSLYVTRPSLYGYVTNRAELDQASSELFSMLASGAIKVDVAPEQAFALGDAQAAHRALESRSTQGSCLLIPER; this comes from the coding sequence ATGGCAAAACGTGTTCAATTCAGCGCTTATGGCGGCCCTGAAGTTCTGCAATATGTTGATTTTACACCTGATGATCCTGCGGCAGGAGAAGTTCAGGTGGAAAATCGCGCAATCGGCATCAATTATATTGATACCTATATCCGCAGCGGATTGTATCCGCCACCGTCGATGCCGTCGGGCCTGGGAACCGAAGCGGCCGGCGTGGTAACCAGAGTGGGGGCGGGCGTCAGTCACCTCAAGGTCGGTGACCGTGTGGTTTACGCGCAATCTGCGCTAGGCGCCTACAGCGATGTGCATAATGTGGCGGAAGAGAAAGTCGCCATTTTGCCGGATGCACTTAGCTTTGAGCAGGCCGCGGCGTCTTTTCTGAAAGGGCTGACGGTGTACTATCTGCTGCGTCAGACCTATGAGATCAAACCCGGTGAGACCTTCCTATTTCATGCCGCGGCGGGCGGCGTCGGGTTGATCGCCTGTCAGTGGGCGAATGCGCTTGGCGCCAAACTGATTGGTACTGTGGGTTCTGATGAAAAAGCGCAGCGCGCTAAACAGGCGGGAGCCTGGGCGACGATTAACTACCGTACTGAAAACATCGCCCAACGGGTTGCGGAGCTGACTAACGGCAATAAGGTTCCGGTGGTGTATGATTCGGTGGGGAAAGATACCTGGGAAGCCTCTCTGGACAGCCTGCGCCGCCGCGGGTTGATGGTGAGCTTTGGGAACGCCTCCGGCCCGGTGACCGGCGTCAATCTGGGTATCCTCAATCAGAAGGGGTCGCTGTACGTGACCCGTCCGTCGCTGTATGGCTATGTCACTAACCGTGCCGAACTGGATCAGGCGAGCAGCGAACTGTTCTCGATGCTCGCCAGCGGCGCGATCAAGGTAGACGTCGCACCGGAGCAGGCATTCGCGCTGGGCGATGCTCAGGCCGCGCACCGTGCTCTGGAGAGCCGCAGCACGCAGGGTTCCTGTTTGTTGATACCGGAGCGGTAA
- the dnaB gene encoding replicative DNA helicase codes for MAEKRPTKKSNEPRDRQVEGLKLPPHSLEAEQSVLGGLMLDNERWDNVAERVVANDFYNRAHRLIFTEMQRLLEMNRPIDLITLSESLEQKGDLESAGGFAYLAELAKNTPSAANINAYADIVRERAVVREMIAVANEIADAGYDPQGRSSEDLLDLAESRVFQIAENRASKDEGPKSIDRILEDTVSRIEQLYQRPHDGVTGVSTGYQDLDKKTAGLQKSDLIIVAARPSMGKTTFAMNLCENAAMMQDKPVLIFSLEMPGEQLMMRMLASLSRVNQTRIRTGQLDDEDWARISSTMGILLEKRNMYIDDSSGLTPTEVRSRARRVFREHDGLSLIMIDYLQLMRVPSLSDNRTLEIAEISRSLKALAKELQVPVVALSQLNRSLEQRADKRPVNSDLRESGSIEQDADLIMFIYRDEVYHENSDMKGIAEIILGKQRNGPIGSVRLTFNGQWSRFDNYAGPQYDDE; via the coding sequence ATGGCAGAAAAAAGACCAACCAAGAAATCGAATGAACCCCGTGACCGCCAAGTGGAAGGGTTGAAGCTTCCGCCACACTCGCTGGAAGCGGAACAATCGGTATTGGGTGGACTGATGCTCGATAATGAGCGCTGGGATAACGTGGCGGAGCGCGTCGTCGCCAACGATTTCTACAATCGCGCCCACCGCCTGATCTTCACCGAAATGCAGCGTCTGTTGGAAATGAACAGACCGATCGACCTGATCACGCTGTCTGAGTCACTGGAGCAGAAAGGCGATCTGGAGTCGGCCGGCGGTTTCGCTTATCTGGCCGAGTTAGCGAAAAACACCCCCAGCGCCGCCAACATTAATGCTTATGCCGACATCGTGCGTGAACGCGCGGTGGTGCGTGAAATGATTGCCGTCGCCAATGAAATCGCCGACGCGGGCTATGATCCGCAGGGGCGAAGTAGTGAAGACCTGCTCGATCTGGCCGAATCCCGCGTTTTCCAAATAGCCGAAAACCGTGCCAGCAAAGATGAGGGTCCGAAAAGCATCGATCGTATTCTGGAAGATACCGTTTCACGTATCGAACAGCTTTATCAGCGTCCGCATGACGGCGTGACCGGTGTTTCCACCGGCTATCAGGATCTGGACAAAAAGACCGCCGGTTTACAAAAATCCGACCTGATTATCGTGGCGGCGCGTCCTTCCATGGGGAAAACCACGTTCGCCATGAACCTGTGTGAAAACGCCGCAATGATGCAGGATAAGCCGGTGCTGATTTTCAGTCTGGAGATGCCCGGCGAACAGCTTATGATGCGTATGCTGGCTTCGCTGTCTCGCGTCAATCAAACCCGTATTCGTACCGGTCAGTTGGATGATGAAGACTGGGCGCGGATTTCCAGCACCATGGGCATTTTGCTGGAAAAACGCAACATGTACATCGACGATTCTTCCGGCCTGACGCCCACAGAAGTCCGCTCCCGCGCCCGTCGGGTCTTCCGCGAACATGACGGCCTGAGCCTGATTATGATCGACTACCTGCAATTGATGCGCGTACCGTCCCTGTCGGACAACCGTACGTTGGAAATTGCGGAAATATCCCGTTCACTCAAAGCATTGGCAAAAGAATTGCAAGTTCCCGTTGTCGCGCTGTCCCAGCTTAACCGAAGCCTGGAACAGCGCGCGGATAAACGGCCGGTAAACTCCGACCTGCGAGAATCCGGCTCCATCGAGCAGGATGCCGACCTGATTATGTTTATCTATCGTGATGAGGTTTATCATGAAAACAGCGACATGAAGGGAATTGCGGAAATTATTTTAGGGAAACAGCGTAACGGCCCCATTGGTTCCGTGCGCTTGACCTTTAACGGACAGTGGTCGCGCTTTGATAACTATGCCGGCCCACAATACGATGATGAATAG
- the alr gene encoding alanine racemase: protein MKTATAVINRRALRHNLQRIRQLAPESRLVAVVKANAYGHGLIEAAQTFHDADCYGVARLSEAMALRAAGIAKPILLLEGFFSSDDLPLLAANQLETAVHSAEQLAALEQASLPRPIRAWMKLDTGMHRLGVLPEQAEAFWQRLTACHNVVQPVNIMSHFCRADEQECDMTERQLACFDAFAQGKPGARSIAASGGILLWPQAHRDQVRPGIILYGVSPLDHLAAAHFDFQPAMTLTSHLIAVREHKAGESVGYGGAWTSKRDTRLGVVAIGYGDGYPRCAPAGTPVWINGREVPLSGRVSMDMITVDLGPDAQDQVGDEVILWGQVLPVEKIAAHTGVSAYELITRLTQRTKLEYLDD, encoded by the coding sequence ATGAAAACGGCAACTGCCGTCATTAACCGCCGTGCTTTGCGTCATAACCTGCAACGAATCCGCCAACTGGCGCCTGAAAGCCGTCTGGTAGCGGTGGTAAAAGCCAATGCTTACGGTCACGGACTGATTGAAGCGGCACAAACCTTTCACGACGCTGACTGCTACGGCGTCGCACGGCTCTCGGAAGCGATGGCGCTGCGTGCAGCGGGGATTGCCAAACCTATCCTGCTGCTTGAAGGTTTTTTCTCCTCCGACGATCTTCCCCTGCTGGCAGCCAATCAGCTTGAAACCGCCGTTCACAGTGCCGAGCAACTCGCGGCGCTGGAACAGGCCTCGCTGCCCCGGCCGATCCGCGCGTGGATGAAACTCGACACGGGAATGCATCGCCTCGGCGTCCTGCCGGAACAGGCGGAAGCGTTCTGGCAGCGGCTGACCGCATGCCACAACGTGGTGCAACCGGTGAACATCATGAGCCATTTTTGCCGCGCCGATGAACAGGAATGCGACATGACGGAACGCCAACTGGCCTGTTTTGACGCGTTTGCGCAGGGTAAACCCGGCGCGCGATCCATCGCGGCATCCGGCGGTATTTTGCTGTGGCCGCAGGCACACCGCGATCAGGTTCGTCCCGGTATCATTCTGTATGGCGTTTCCCCACTCGATCACCTAGCCGCCGCCCATTTCGACTTTCAGCCCGCCATGACATTGACGTCACATTTGATCGCCGTGCGCGAGCACAAAGCGGGGGAATCCGTCGGCTATGGCGGCGCCTGGACCAGCAAGCGCGACACACGGCTCGGCGTCGTGGCTATCGGCTATGGTGACGGCTATCCGAGATGCGCGCCGGCGGGTACGCCGGTGTGGATAAACGGGCGTGAAGTTCCGCTCTCCGGCCGGGTTTCCATGGACATGATCACCGTCGACCTCGGCCCGGATGCCCAGGACCAGGTGGGCGATGAGGTTATCCTGTGGGGACAAGTCCTGCCGGTTGAGAAAATCGCCGCGCATACCGGCGTCAGCGCCTACGAGTTGATTACCCGCTTAACGCAGCGCACAAAGCTGGAATACCTGGACGATTAG